A stretch of Lathyrus oleraceus cultivar Zhongwan6 chromosome 6, CAAS_Psat_ZW6_1.0, whole genome shotgun sequence DNA encodes these proteins:
- the LOC127093899 gene encoding uncharacterized protein LOC127093899, which translates to MEDKETINDYITRITRLVNQIKFSGETILEQNVVSKVLRSLTPRFDNIVVAIEESKDITTLSKDELQSSLEAHEQRMDERGADKAKAEIALQARFNEKNKRSKGKFAARGKSNFQNFGSNDSQISKHSTSEKGESSSKDSGHSNGFKKRDVSKVQCYKCRKFGHFANSCRAKSKENHNNEVKVAREEVDDEDTLLVMITERSYGITDVPGSSYFSDSLRDSSCTVPENSEKMHSDRNALFTVRDGVQGREEWYLDSGCSTHMTGRKDWFVQINQAAKSKVKFADDTTLSAEGVEDVLIGKRNGGHSRIKDVLYIPGIKCNRLSIGQLLERGYKIRLEEKFLRVLDSNGMLILKAPMAANRTFKIELKVMEHR; encoded by the coding sequence ATGGAAGATAAAGAAACGATCAACGACTACATTACGCGCATTACCCGGTTAGTTAATCAAATCAAATTTTCTGGGGAAACGATTCTTGAGCAGAATGTTGTATCGAAAGTATTGCGTTCGTTAACACCGCGTTTCGACAACATAGTTGTGGCTATTGAAGAATCAAAGGATATAACAACTTTGAGCAAGGATGAATTGCAAAGTTCGTTAGAGGCACATGAACAAAGGATGGATGAGAGAGGCGCCGACAAAGCCAAAGCGGAGATTGCTTTGCAAGCACGTTTCAATGAGAAGAATAAGAGGTCGAAAGGAAAATTTGCGGCGAGAGGTAAATcaaattttcagaattttggtTCAAATGATTCACAAATTTCAAAGCATTCGACGAGTGAAAAGGGTGAAAGTAGCTCTAAGGATAGTGGTCATAGCAATGGTTTCAAGAAGCGTGATGTGAGTAAGGTGCAATGCTACAAGTGCAGAAAGTTTGGACACTTTGCAAATTCGTGTCGTGCTAAATCGAAAGAGAATCACAATAATGAAGTCAAGGTTGCTAGGGAAGAGGTAGATGATGAGGACACACTTCTAGTAATGATCACGGAGAGGAGTTATGGCATTACGGATGTTCCGGGCAGCAGCTACTTTAGTGACAGTTTGCGGGACAGCAGCTGTACCGTTCCGGAAAATAGCGAGAAAATGCATTCAGATCGAAATGCGTTGTTTACCGTTCGTGATGGAGTCCAAGGGAGAGAGGAGTGGTACTTGGATTCCGGTTGTTCAACACATATGACGGGTCGAAAAGATTGGTTTGTGCAAATCAATCAAGCGGCAAAAAGTAAAGTCAAATTTGCCGATGACACCACTTTAAGCGCAGAAGGGGTAGAAGATGTTTTGATCGGAAAAAGGAATGGTGGACATTCAAGGATCAAAGATGTCTTGTATATACCGGGAATTAAGTGTAATCGTTTAAGCATTGGCCAATTGCTTGAAAGGGGATACAAAATTCGGTTGGAGGAGAAGTTTTTACGCGTTTTAGATTCAAATGGTATGTTGATTCTAAAAGCGCCGATGGCTGCCAACAGAACCTTTAAGATTGAGTTAAAGGTTATGGAGCATCGTTGA